The sequence below is a genomic window from Longimicrobiales bacterium.
GTGATCACAGGGCGGCCCTCTTCATGCCAGTCTCGCGGACGGAATGATTCAGTCCGCTGCGACAAGCAACATATGTGCGGTTACCGGCCCTTGTCTATTTTCGTTTGAACGCGCTTGCCCTTGATCTTCCCGTCGCTCAGAGGCTCGAGCACGTGGCTGGCCATATCTTGCGAGACCTCGACGATGATGAAGGCTTTCGAGATCTGAATCGAACCGCTCTGGGTACCTCGGATCCCGGCCTTTCCGGTCATTGCTCCAACGAAATCCTAAGGTGGACCACGCACTCGGGAGCCGGTTTAGCGAAGTGGCCTTCCTCTGGGCGCGTGGGGTATGTAGAGGCCGCGAAGGAACTCCTGAACCAAGCGGACGACCGGGACATCGATTTCAGGTCTGTGGTGGCGGCCAGCGGAAGCGGCCAGACGCACGCCAGTCTCCTCATCGGCTTTCGCCCATTGGGCCGAAACGAGGTTCAGGTCCACGGGGTCTGTGTTCGATGCCGAGTCCTGGTAAATCTAGGCGCCGGTCAAACCTCGATTTCGTTGTGTCTGAGCAGGCTGTTGTCTATGATGACGGCCCGCCATCAGGCCCTTCGATCGTTGACTGAGCCGTTGCCACGACCATATGCCATCGGGGTAGAATGATAAAAAAGGTCGAAACTGGCCGTAATGGTCGTCGCGTGCGCGCTTGGTACCGGTCTCAGTGGCTACGGGGAGGTCTCACCCGACGCTGGTTTGCCCGCGGATGTGATTTTCGTCGGCGACAATA
It includes:
- a CDS encoding DbpA RNA binding domain-containing protein; amino-acid sequence: MTGKAGIRGTQSGSIQISKAFIIVEVSQDMASHVLEPLSDGKIKGKRVQTKIDKGR